From one Lineus longissimus chromosome 3, tnLinLong1.2, whole genome shotgun sequence genomic stretch:
- the LOC135484217 gene encoding CDK-activating kinase assembly factor MAT1-like: MEDQMCPRCKTTKYRNPALKLMVNVCGHTLCENCVDLLFVRGSGACIECGTALRRNNFRLQLFEDAGVEKEVDIRKKILRDFNKKEDDFGTLKEYNDYLEEIETTIFNLVNGVDVDDTKKKIEQYKKENWEQIKKSKSKMSKDEEYLEYLIDVEKQTSEVRKHQLIEEETKQKNVKKQRKQAIIDDLMFSDLPADLILAQHKVKEETEPEITSIPRQAFTKFSTGVKLGHRNEEFSFLKQDFGNVYKHTDLALETCGPEVPTCEKLEKEGYLSHIRGSSEADLAGGFESKMACHRALQEALCGLFYHFETSNPLSVPSSTSSSDVADVEMS, from the exons ATGGAAGATCAAATGTGCCCTCGTTGTAAAACGACAAAGTATAGAAATCCAGCTTTGAAGTTGATGGTCAATGTCTGCGGACACACATT ATGTGAGAATTGTGTGGACCTGCTCTTTGTGCGTGGCTCGGGGGCTTGTATAGAATGTGGAACTGCACTCAGGAGGAACAATTTCAGACTACAACTTTTTGAAGATGCTGGTGTGGAGAAGGAAGTTGATATCCGAAAAAAGATACTCAGAGA TTTTAATAAAAAGGAAGATGATTTTGGAACGCTCAAGGAATACAATGATTACCTGGAAGAAATTGAGACAACAA TCTTTaatctagtcaatggtgtggaTGTTGATGACACAAAGAAAAAGATAGAACAGTATAAGAAGGAAAATTGGGAACAAATAAAGAAGAGCAAATCAAAAATG AGTAAGGATGAGGAGTATTTAGAATATCTAATAGACGTTGAGAAACAGACAAGCGAGGTCAGGAAACATCAACTCATCGAGGAAGAGACAAAACAGAAAAATGTGAAGAAGCAAAGAAAGCAAGCCATAATTGATGACCTG ATGTTTTCTGATCTGCCTGCCGATCTGATTCTTGCTCAACATAAAGTAAAGGAAGAAACTGAGCCTGAGATAACAAGCATTCCTCGGCAAGCTTTCACTAAATTTTCAACAGGAGTAAAACTG GGTCACCGCAATGaggaattttcttttttaaagcAAGATTTTGGCAATGTTTACAAACATACTGACCTTGCATTAGAAACCTGTGGACCAGAAGTGCCAACCTGTGAAAAGTTAGAAAAAGAAGG CTATTTATCACATATACGAGGGTCATCGGAGGCCGATCTTGCTGGAGGATTCGAATCTAAGATGGCGTGCCATCGAGCTCTCCAGGAAGCTCTATGTGGACTGTTTTACCACTTTGAAACATCAAATCCATTGTCTGTGCCGAGTAGTACGAGTAGTAGTGATGTAGCAGATGTGGAAATGAGTTAG